The following proteins are encoded in a genomic region of Brachypodium distachyon strain Bd21 chromosome 1, Brachypodium_distachyon_v3.0, whole genome shotgun sequence:
- the LOC100826517 gene encoding probable indole-3-acetic acid-amido synthetase GH3.8, with the protein MAAMTDVPRGAIGAAIRTSPPAPSPVEAAAAAVRAKDAEKLQFIEEMTTNVDAVQERVLAEILGRNGGTEYLKNCGLDGATDRATFRAKVPVVSYDALQPYIQRIVNGDRSPILSSHPVSEFLTSSGTSAGERKLMPTIQDELDRRQLLYSLLMPVMNLHLPGLDKGKGLYFLFVKSETKTPSGLTARPVLTSYYKSEQFKNRPYDPYHNYTSPTAAILCADAFQSMYAQMLCGLCQRHDVLRVGAVFASGLLRAIRFLQLNWEQLANDIEAGELTPRVTDASVRDAVAGILRRPDPELARFVRAECGKGEWAGIVTRVWPNTRYLDVIVTGAMAQYIPTLEHYGGGLPMVCTMYASSECYFGLNLRPLCDPAEVSYTIMPNMGYFEFLPVDADSDADEQLVDLARVEAGREYELVITTYAGLNRYRVGDVLRVTGFHNAAPQFRFVRRKNVLLSIESDKTDEAELQRAVERASAKLRGASVAEYTSHACTKRIPGHYVIYWELLLTVAAGAGPDKETLDACCLEMEEALNTVYRQSRVADGSIGPLEIRVVRPGTFEELMDYAISRGASINQYKAPRCVTFPPIIELLDSRVVSTHFSPALPHWTPTPPPRSSDH; encoded by the exons ATGGCGGCGATGACTGACGTGCCGAGAGGAGCCATTGGCGCCGCGATCCGGACCAGCCCCCCGGCCCCCTCGCCGGTCgaggccgctgctgccgcggtGAGAGCCAAGGACGCCGAGAAGCTGCAGTTCATCGAGGAGATGACCACGAACGTGGACGCCGTGCAGGAGCGCGTCCTGGCCGAGATCCTGGGCCGGAACGGCGGCACCGAGTACCTCAAGAACTGCGGCCTGGACGGCGCCACCGACCGCGCCACTTTCCGCGCCAAGGTCCCCGTGGTGTCCTACGACGCCCTGCAGCCGTACATCCAGCGCATTGTCAACGGGGACCGGTCGCCCATCCTGTCGTCGCACCCCGTGTCCGAGTTCCTCACCAGCTCCGGCACGTCGGCCGGCGAGCGCAAGCTCATGCCCACCATCCAGGACGAGCTCGACCGCCGCCAGCTGCTCTACAGCCTCCTCATGCCAGTCATGAACCT GCATTTGCCGGGGCTTGACAAGGGGAAGGGGCTCTACTTCCTGTTCGTCAAGTCGGAGACGAAGACGCCGAGCGGGCTGACGGCGCGGCCCGTGCTGACGAGCTACTACAAGAGCGAGCAGTTCAAGAACCGGCCCTACGACCCGTACCACAACTACACGAGCCCGACGGCGGCCATCCTGTGCGCGGACGCGTTCCAGAGCATGTACGCGCAGATGCTGTGCGGCCTGTGCCAGCGCCACGACGTGCTCCGCGTGGGCGCCGTGTTCGCCTCGGGCCTCCTGCGCGCCATCCGCTTCCTCCAGCTCAACTGGGAGCAGCTCGCGAACGACATCGAGGCCGGCGAGCTCACCCCGCGGGTCACCGACGCGTCCGTGCGGGACGCCGTGGCGGGCATCCTCCGCCGGCCGGACCCGGAGCTGGCCCGCTTCGTCCGGGCCGAGTGCGGCAAGGGCGAGTGGGCCGGCATCGTGACCCGCGTCTGGCCCAACACGAGGTACCTGGACGTGATCGTGACGGGCGCCATGGCGCAGTACATCCCGACCCTGGAGCACTACGGCGGCGGGCTGCCCATGGTGTGCACCATGTACGCGTCCTCGGAGTGCTACTTCGGCCTCAACCTCCGCCCGCTCTGCGACCCGGCCGAGGTGTCCTACACCATCATGCCCAACATGGGCTACTTCGAGTTCCTCCCCGTGGACGCCGAttccgacgccgacgagcagCTGGTGGACCTGGCCCGGGTGGAGGCCGGGCGGGAGTACGAGCTGGTGATCACCACCTACGCCGGGCTCAACCGGTACCGCGTGGGCGACGTGCTCCGGGTGACCGGGTTCCACAACGCGGCGCCGCAGTTCAGGTTCGTGCGCCGCAAGAACGTGCTGCTGTCCATCGAGTCCGACAAGACGGACGAGGCCGAGCTGCAGCGCGCCGTGGAGCGGGCTTCCGCCAAGCTCCGGGGCGCGTCCGTGGCGGAGTACACCAGCCACGCCTGCACCAAGCGCATCCCGGGCCACTACGTCATCTACTGGGAGCTGCTCCtgaccgtcgccgccggcgccgggccgGACAAGGAGACGCTCGACGCGTGCTGcctggagatggaggaggcgcTGAACACGGTGTACAGGCAGAGCCGGGTGGCGGACGGCTCCATCGGGCCGCTGGAGATCAGGGTGGTCCGGCCAGGCACGTTCGAGGAGCTCATGGACTACGCCATCTCCCGGGGCGCCTCCATCAACCAGTACAAGGCGCCCCGCTGCGTCACGTTCCCGCCCATCATCGAGCTGCTCGACTCCCGCGTCGTCTCCACGCACTTCAGCCCCGCGCTCCCGCATTGGACGCCCACCCCGCCGCCCCGGAGCTCCGATCACTAA
- the LOC100827133 gene encoding FRIGIDA-like protein 3 — MATEVASQVSGGSETTTMSLLEHLAEVFGKLKFHTEASLQLQSGIQWEDVEAHFTNLEKSYRSKCHELEEKQKTLEEKKAEDRRLIAEKEANLSAKERASVNQLQELRDAAVSALAEVRQKYKIDLAEILDANGSKEKKVITSTNDTKASRASEEHIPSNGFGEPSEPSPAEVKARPALKQLCEQMDTNGLLKYLSDNWKKLAGLRDELSVALKCATDPARFVLDSLEGFFPDQRPGDKLHSIQGQRRSCIVLMEAIAHSLGTKEPGGNHPWSSEIMERSKAIAEEWRSKLAEVDLDASDGYSLEAQAFLQLLTTFNVDLILDEDELCKIVVAVSRRKQTAELCRSLGLTERIPGIIEELIKRHRQIDAVQFIQAFGLSENFPPAPLLKTYVDELKDSINNNGDANATSSTDDLKTRELLALRAIIKCVEEYKLQKDCPLGPLQKRIAGLKSKGEKRPSADTGRTNAKKPRVSGISAPRRLNNSIGSAPRRPAVPVGAWQRAPPPMPAYPERVYGVTADRYRYTPPARTYDAAPYAAYGEQYGASKPYQYTPGSVAAASYNSAQYKVAYGGPGALPTAAGYAAYTGAAGQPASSSSYLSYAGLGSGYRPSQQP, encoded by the exons ATGGCGACTGAAGTTGCTTCTCAGGTTTCTGGTGGTTCCGAGACAACAACAATGTCGTTGCTAGAACATCTTGCTGAAGTATTTGGGAAGCTGAAATTCCATACCGAAGCATCCCTACAATTGCAAAGTGGCATTCAGTGGGAAGATGTCGAAGCACATTTCACAAACCTCGAGAAGTCATACCGAAGCAAGTGTCATGAGCTGGAAGAAAAGCAGAAGACattagaagaaaagaaagctgAAGATCGTAGGCTTATTGCTGAGAAAGAGGCTAATCTTTCTGCAAAAGAGCGTGCTTCTGTTAACCAGCTTCAAGAGCTAAGGGATGCCGCTGTCTCTGCCCTAGCAGAGGTGCGCCAAAAATACAAGATCGATCTTGCTGAGATACTTGATGCCAATGGaagcaaagagaaaaaggTAATAACCTCAACCAATGACACCAAGGCATCCCGTGCTTCAGAGGAGCACATCCCTTCTAATGGGTTTGGAGAGCCATCTGAACCTTCACCTGCTGAGGTTAAGGCACGCCCTGCACTGAAGCAACTCTGTGAGCAGATGGACACAAATGGCCTTCTGAAATATCTTTCAGATAACTGGAAAAAACTTGCTGGCCTTCGTGATGAACTTTCTGTTGCACTAAAATGTGCAACTGACCCTGCGCGCTTCGTGCTTGATTCCTTGGAGGGTTTCTTCCCAGACCAACGGCCTGGGGATAAACTTCACTCTATTCAGGGGCAGCGCAGAAGCTGTATTGTATTGATGGAAGCTATAGCACATTCACTAGGAACAAAGGAGCCGGGTGGCAACCACCCTTGGAGCTCTGAAATTATGGAGCGATCCAAGGCAATTGCCGAAGAGTGGAGGAGTAAGTTAGCTGAGGTTGACCTTGATGCTTCTGATGGGTACTCATTAGAAGCACAGGCATTCCTGCAGCTTCTTACAACTTTTAATGTTGATTTGATACTTGACGAAGATGAGCTATGCAAGATCGTAGTTGCCGTCTCTCGTCGCAAGCAGACTGCTGAGCTTTGTCGCTCTCTTGGTCTGACTGAGAGAATACCAG GTATTATTGAGGAGTTGATTAAGAGACACAGGCAAATTGATGCAGTTCAATTCATACAAGCTTTTGGGCTTTCTGAGAACTTTCCACCTGCACCTCTTTTGAAGACATATGTAGATGAGCTAAAGGACTCCATTAACAATAATGGGGATGCGAATGCGACTTCTTCAACG GATGACTTGAAGACTCGGGAGCTACTTGCATTGAGGGCTATAATCAAGTGTGTTGAAGAGTATAAGCTTCAGAAGGACTGTCCACTTGGACCTCTCCAAAAGCGTATCGCGGGTCTAAAGTCTAAGGGTGAGAAGAGGCCTTCAGCTGACACTGGTCGCACTAATGCAAAGAAGCCTCGGGTCTCTGGTATTTCAGCTCCCCGCAGGCTGAATAATTCCATTGGATCAGCTCCTCGCAGACCTGCAGTTCCAGTTGGTGCATGGCAGCGCGCTCCTCCACCAATGCCTGCCTACCCTGAAAGAGTATATGGAGTCACTGCCGACAGATACCGCTACACGCCACCTGCCAGAACATATGATGCCGCTCCCTATGCTGCTTATGGTGAACAATACGGTGCCTCAAAACCGTACCAGTACACCCCAGGATCAGTAGCTGCTGCATCGTACAACTCAGCTCAATACAAAGTCGCGTATGGCGGCCCCGGTGCCCTGCCAACTGCAGCCGGCTATGCAGCATACACTGGCGCAGCGGGGCAGCCGGCGTCGTCGAGCAGCTACCTGAGCTACGCCGGACTCGGATCGGGTTATCGCCCTTCACAACAACCATAG
- the LOC100827449 gene encoding aspartic proteinase-like protein 2 gives MASRGCRRWLGSLPSLAVALLLLATVAAAGSPDRPALSRPPLVLPLTLSYPNASRLASSRRVLGDGGRPSARMRLHDDLLTNGYYTTRLYIGTPPQEFALIVDSGSTVTYVPCASCEQCGNHQDPRFQPDLSSTYSPVKCSADCTCDSDKSQCTYERQYAEMSSSSGVLGEDIVSFGTESELKPQRAVFGCENSETGDLFSQHADGIMGLGRGQLSIMDQLVDKGVIGDSFSMCYGGMDIGGGAMVLGAMPAPPDMVFSRSDPVRSPYYNIELKEIHVAGKALRLDPRIFDSKHGTVLDSGTTYAYLPEQAFVAFKDAVTSKVRPLKKIRGPDPNYKDICFAGAGRNVSQLSQAFPDVDMVFGDGQKLSLSPENYLFRHSKVEGAYCLGVFQNGKDPTTLLGGIVVRNTLVTYDRHNEKIGFWKTNCSELWERLHVSGAPSPAPSSDPGSLGDLSPAPAPSGLPEFDVGLITLYMSINVTYPNLKPHLNELAELLAKELEIDSRQVQVMNVTAQGNSTLIRWDIFPAGSSNSMSNATAMDIIYRLTQHHVQLPEHLGSYQLLEWNVQQPLSRRSWLQEHVVSILVGILLAILLSLSAFLGLYLWRKKFRGQVAYRPVGSVGPEQELQPL, from the exons ATGGCGAGCCGCGGCTGCCGTCGTTGGCTCGGCTCGCTGCCTTCCCTCGCCGTGGccctccttctcctcgccACCGTCGCGGCCGCCGGATCCCCCGATCGACCCGCCCtctcgcggccgccgctcgtGCTCCCGCTCACGCTCTCCTACCCCAACGCGAGCCGGCTCGCCTCGTCCAGGCGAGtgctcggcgacggcggccgacCCAGCGCCCGCATGCGCCTCCACGACGATCTCCTCACCAACGG GTATTACACGACTAGGCTCTACATCGGGACGCCCCCGCAGGAGTTCGCCCTGATCGTGGACTCCGGGAGCACCGTCACCTACGTGCCCTGCGCCTCCTGCGAGCAGTGCGGCAACCACCAG GATCCAAGATTTCAACCTGATCTCTCCAGTACATATTCACCAGTAAAATGCAGTGCTGATTGCACTTGTGATAGTGACAAGAGCCAATGCACTTACGAGAGGCAGTATGCTGAAATGAGCTCCAGCAGTGGGGTGCTTGGTGAGGACATTGTATCGTTTGGAACAGAAAGTGAACTTAAGCCACAGCGTGCTGTTTTTGGCTGTGAAAATTCTGAAACTGGAGATTTGTTCAGCCAGCATGCTGATGGCATAATGGGGCTGGGCCGTGGTCAACTTAGCATAATGGACCAGCTTGTTGATAAGGGCGTCATAGGTGATTCATTCTCTATGTGCTATGGAGGAATGGATATTGGGGGTGGTGCTATGGTACTTGGTGCAATGCCTGCCCCTCCTGACATGGTTTTCTCACGTTCAGACCCTGTCCGCAG CCCATATTACAACATTGAGTTGAAGGAAATACATGTTGCTGGAAAGGCATTGCGGTTAGACCCAAGGATCTTCGACAGCAAACATGGGACTGTCTTGGATAGTGGGACCACATATGCGTATCTCCCAGAGCAAGCTTTTGTAGCTTTTAAAGATGCT GTGACAAGCAAAGTACGTCCTCTCAAGAAAATCCGTGGCCCTGACCCAAATTACAAGGACATCTGCTTTGCAGGTGCTGGAAG GAACGTCTCCCAGTTATCACAGGCATTTCCAGATGTTGACATGGTATTTGGAGATGGACAGAAGCTCTCACTTTCACCTGAAAATTATTTATTCCGG CACTCCAAAGTTGAAGGGGCTTATTGCTTGGGTGTGTTCCAAAATGGGAAAGATCCAACAACTCTATTAGGGG GAATTGTTGTTCGTAATACTCTTGTAACATATGACCGCCACAATGAAAAGATTGGATTTTGGAAAACTAACTGCTCAGAGTTGTGGGAGAGGCTCCACGTtagtggagctccttcaccggCACCTTCAAGTGATCCAGGTTCACTAGGAGATCTGTCGCCAGCTCCTGCTCCTAGTGGTTTGCCAG AATTTGATGTTGGTCTCATCACTCTTTATATGTCCATAAATGTTACATATCCAAACTTGAAACCTCACCTCAATGAGCTGGCTGAGCTGTTAGCTAAAGAGCTGGAGATTGATTCCCGTCAG GTTCAAGTTATGAATGTTACAGCCCAAGGAAACTCTACCCTAATCAGATGGGATATTTTCCCAGCTGGATCCTCTAATTCTATGTCTAATGCAACAGCAATG GATATCATTTATCGGCTGACTCAACATCATGTTCAGTTGCCTGAACATCTTGGCAGTTATCAGTTACTTGAGTGGAATGTGCAGCAACCTTTATCGAGAAG GTCATGGTTGCAAGAACATGTTGTCTCCATACTGGTCGGAATTTTGCTAGCTATTTTGCTGTCTTTATCAGCCTTTCTAGGACTGTATCTCTGGAGAAAGAAATTTAGAGGTCAAGTTGCATATAGACCCGTGGGCTCAGTGGGGCCTGAGCAAGAACTCCAACCGCTATAG